Proteins encoded together in one Mus caroli chromosome 4, CAROLI_EIJ_v1.1, whole genome shotgun sequence window:
- the Hes5 gene encoding transcription factor HES-5, which translates to MAPSTVAVEMLSPKEKNRLRKPVVEKMRRDRINSSIEQLKLLLEQEFARHQPNSKLEKADILEMAVSYLKHSKAFAAAAGPKSLHQDYSEGYSWCLQEAVQFLTLHAASDTQMKLLYHFQRPPAPAAPAKEPPAPGAAPQPARSSAKAAAAVSTSRQPACGLWRPW; encoded by the exons ATGGCCCCAAGTACCGTGGCGGTGGAGATGCTCAGTCCCAAGGAGAAAAACCGA CTGCGGAAGCCCGTGGTGGAGAAGATGCGTCGGGACCGCATCAACAGCAGCATAGAGCAGCTGAAGCTGCTGCTGGAGCAGGAGTTCGCGCGGCACCAGCCCAACTCCAAGCTGGAGAAGGCCGACATCCTGGAGATGGCCGTCAGCTACCTGAAACACAGCAAAG CCTTCGCCGCGGCCGCCGGCCCCAAGAGCCTGCACCAGGACTACAGCGAGGGCTACTCCTGGTGCCTGCAGGAGGCGGTGCAGTTCCTGACCCTGCACGCCGCCAGCGACACGCAGATGAAGCTGCTTTACCACTTCCAGCGGCCCCCAGCTCCCGCCGCGCCTGCCAAGGAGCCCCCGGCGCCCGGAGCTGCGCCCCAACCGGCGCGCTCCTCCGCTAAGGCTGCTGCTGCGGTCTCCACCTCCCGCCAACCCGCCTGCGGCCTCTGGCGGCCCTGGTGA